In Synergistaceae bacterium, a genomic segment contains:
- the thrB gene encoding homoserine kinase, producing the protein MNPLITLRIPATSANLGSGYDAIGMALSLYNIFKVMEILPSDEFKIEADGEEATTLVNPDLNLVITSYKKTCERWGVKGPGFSLWSHNIIPLSRGLGSSAGAVCAGVLIAKHLTGYKADNEELLRAMTVIEGHPDNVAPCFLGGMVVSCWDGTDLRYIRLPALPPEILCVVAVPEEKVSTTEARNALPKVVPFEDAVFNLGRAALLTAAWATGKWRYLKWGMDDKLHQPYRIKLFSGGEVIFSRVHELPECISVAISGSGPSVIAFVEGQTHRVAEAMCRTFTEFGVRSQFFVIDGSEEGARVEIGSSLKKALLEVSCNK; encoded by the coding sequence TTGAATCCATTGATAACTCTAAGAATACCTGCAACCAGTGCAAACCTCGGCTCTGGTTATGATGCCATCGGTATGGCACTCTCTCTTTATAATATTTTTAAAGTTATGGAGATTTTACCATCAGACGAATTTAAAATTGAAGCTGATGGCGAAGAAGCAACAACTTTAGTTAATCCTGATTTAAACTTAGTAATTACATCTTATAAAAAGACCTGTGAACGTTGGGGGGTTAAGGGGCCCGGATTCTCGTTGTGGAGTCATAATATAATTCCCTTATCGAGAGGGCTTGGTAGCTCTGCAGGCGCAGTTTGTGCTGGAGTACTAATAGCAAAACACCTTACAGGTTACAAAGCAGATAACGAAGAATTATTAAGAGCTATGACTGTCATAGAGGGGCACCCAGATAATGTTGCTCCTTGCTTTTTAGGTGGAATGGTAGTCAGTTGTTGGGACGGAACAGATTTAAGATATATTAGACTACCCGCATTACCTCCAGAGATTCTTTGTGTTGTTGCTGTACCAGAAGAAAAAGTAAGTACAACTGAAGCGCGCAACGCTTTACCTAAAGTTGTTCCTTTTGAAGATGCAGTATTTAATCTGGGCCGAGCTGCATTGCTTACTGCAGCATGGGCAACAGGTAAGTGGAGATATTTAAAATGGGGGATGGATGATAAACTTCATCAGCCTTATAGAATAAAGCTTTTCAGTGGTGGAGAAGTTATTTTTTCTCGTGTTCATGAACTCCCTGAGTGTATAAGTGTTGCTATCAGCGGCTCAGGTCCAAGTGTAATAGCATTTGTTGAAGGGCAAACACATCGAGTTGCAGAAGCAATGTGCCGAACTTTTACAGAATTTGGAGTAAGATCCCAATTTTTTGTGATTGATGGAAGTGAAGAAGGAGCTAGGGTTGAAATAGGATCCTCTCTAAAAAAAGCATTATTGGAAGTGAGTTGTAACAAATGA